A genomic stretch from Haemophilus parainfluenzae ATCC 33392 includes:
- the mpl gene encoding UDP-N-acetylmuramate:L-alanyl-gamma-D-glutamyl-meso-diaminopimelate ligase, whose amino-acid sequence MKHIHILGICGTFMGGVAMIAKQMGYKVTGSDTNIYPPMSTFLQEQGIEIIPNYDVAQLQPAPDMVIVGNAMKRGNSCVEYVLDNALPYTSGPQWLHDHLLRNRWVLAVSGTHGKTTTTGMLTWILEQNGLKPGFLIGGIAGNFGTSARLGESEFFVIEADEYDTAFFDKRSKFVHYNPKTLIINNISFDHADIFDDLHAIQRQFHHMIRTIPSTGRVLSFADEQSVKETLNMGCWSEQQLIGKGKEWFAERITNDCSEFAVFHHGEKVAEVKWNIVGQHNMHNALMAIAAAYHAGVKIEDACQALGSFINAKRRLEVKGEVNGITVYDDFAHHPEAILATLTALRDKVGGGVRILAVLEPRSNTMKMGVHKDEIAPALGRADAVFMLQPDNIPWDVAEIAGQCVQPAHYTGNVDKLVDMIVAEAKPTDHILVMSNGSFGGIHQKILDRLK is encoded by the coding sequence ATGAAACATATTCATATTTTAGGCATCTGCGGTACCTTTATGGGCGGTGTTGCAATGATTGCCAAACAAATGGGCTATAAAGTCACGGGCTCTGATACCAATATTTACCCACCAATGAGTACTTTTTTGCAAGAGCAGGGCATTGAAATTATTCCTAATTATGATGTGGCTCAACTTCAACCTGCGCCAGATATGGTGATTGTTGGAAATGCCATGAAGCGTGGTAATTCTTGCGTGGAATATGTTTTAGATAATGCCTTGCCTTACACATCAGGTCCGCAATGGTTACACGACCATTTGTTACGTAATCGTTGGGTATTAGCGGTTTCAGGTACACATGGTAAAACCACAACAACGGGCATGTTGACTTGGATTTTAGAACAAAATGGGCTAAAACCAGGTTTTCTAATCGGTGGTATTGCAGGGAATTTTGGTACCTCTGCTCGTTTAGGGGAGAGTGAGTTCTTCGTGATTGAAGCGGATGAGTATGATACGGCGTTCTTTGATAAACGTTCTAAATTTGTACATTACAATCCGAAAACCTTGATTATAAACAATATCAGCTTCGATCATGCGGACATCTTCGATGATCTTCACGCGATCCAGCGTCAATTCCATCATATGATCCGAACCATTCCTTCTACAGGACGCGTTCTTTCTTTTGCAGATGAACAGAGCGTAAAAGAAACCCTCAATATGGGATGTTGGTCAGAACAGCAATTAATCGGTAAAGGTAAAGAATGGTTTGCGGAACGTATTACCAATGATTGTTCTGAATTTGCCGTATTCCATCACGGTGAAAAAGTCGCTGAAGTGAAATGGAATATTGTCGGACAGCATAATATGCACAATGCTTTAATGGCGATTGCAGCCGCTTACCATGCAGGCGTCAAAATTGAAGATGCATGTCAGGCATTAGGCAGTTTTATCAATGCAAAACGTCGTTTAGAAGTGAAGGGTGAAGTAAACGGGATTACGGTTTATGATGACTTCGCTCACCATCCAGAAGCCATTCTGGCAACACTCACTGCGTTGCGTGACAAAGTAGGCGGAGGTGTACGTATTCTTGCGGTATTAGAACCTCGTTCAAACACCATGAAAATGGGCGTGCATAAAGATGAAATTGCACCTGCACTTGGACGTGCCGATGCCGTATTTATGCTACAACCAGATAATATTCCATGGGATGTGGCTGAAATTGCAGGACAATGTGTGCAACCGGCACATTACACAGGAAATGTTGATAAATTAGTAGATATGATTGTGGCTGAAGCGAAACCAACAGATCACATTCTTGTGATGTCAAATGGTAGTTTTGGTGGCATTCATCAAAAGATTTTAGATCGATTAAAATAA
- the tcdA gene encoding tRNA cyclic N6-threonylcarbamoyladenosine(37) synthase TcdA — MARVDNYEQRFGGIGRLYTPEGLARLRQAHVCVIGIGGVGSWVVEALARSGVGQITMIDMDDICVTNINRQLPALSGNIGKLKTEVMAERVKLINPECVVNVIDDFISPDNQAEYLNRGYDYVIDAIDNVKTKAAMIAYCKRNKIKIITIGGAGGQTDPSKIQITDLSKTIQDPLLAKVRSVLRKDFNFTQNPQRKFAVDAVFSSQPLIFPKMGEGCEVSATMNCANGFGAATMITATFGFFAVSRVIDKLLK; from the coding sequence ATGGCTCGAGTCGATAATTACGAACAACGTTTTGGCGGCATTGGCCGCCTTTACACACCAGAAGGCTTGGCGCGTTTGCGTCAGGCTCATGTGTGCGTCATTGGTATTGGTGGCGTAGGTTCGTGGGTGGTGGAAGCATTGGCTCGGAGTGGTGTAGGGCAGATCACCATGATTGATATGGATGATATTTGTGTCACTAATATTAATCGTCAACTTCCTGCATTAAGTGGCAATATTGGTAAGCTTAAAACGGAAGTGATGGCCGAGCGCGTTAAGCTGATTAATCCAGAATGTGTGGTAAATGTCATTGATGATTTCATCTCACCGGATAATCAAGCCGAATACTTAAATCGTGGCTATGATTATGTGATTGATGCCATTGATAATGTGAAAACCAAAGCCGCGATGATTGCCTATTGCAAACGTAATAAAATCAAGATTATTACCATTGGTGGTGCAGGTGGTCAGACTGATCCTTCGAAAATTCAAATTACTGATTTAAGCAAAACGATTCAAGATCCATTATTGGCAAAAGTGCGGTCAGTTTTACGTAAGGATTTCAATTTTACTCAAAATCCACAACGTAAGTTTGCAGTTGATGCGGTGTTTTCTAGCCAGCCTCTGATTTTCCCTAAAATGGGCGAAGGCTGTGAAGTATCAGCCACCATGAATTGTGCAAATGGCTTTGGTGCAGCAACTATGATAACAGCAACTTTTGGATTTTTTGCCGTTTCTCGGGTAATCGATAAGTTATTAAAATAA
- a CDS encoding DUF2301 domain-containing membrane protein — translation MADPHIKSPMDIWDKLTVIIYRTGFVIAAFSIFALTWYPQQAQIAVLIAATCCASSLHIYLKHYRLTFQFATWLALLCALLGWHELALGGALVTLGSLCFKEYFCFRVPLLNLQPAFVAALWLAWVFEGSWIARILSLIVGGLLLILAVQKWRMPLHFDIGDKTKYQI, via the coding sequence ATGGCTGATCCACATATTAAATCTCCAATGGATATTTGGGATAAACTCACTGTCATTATTTATCGCACAGGCTTTGTTATTGCGGCATTTAGTATTTTCGCTTTAACTTGGTATCCTCAACAGGCTCAAATTGCCGTGTTGATTGCGGCAACTTGTTGTGCTTCGTCTCTTCATATCTATTTAAAACATTACCGCTTAACATTCCAATTTGCTACATGGCTTGCACTATTATGTGCGCTTTTAGGTTGGCATGAATTGGCACTGGGGGGGGCACTGGTAACACTTGGCAGTTTATGTTTTAAAGAATATTTCTGTTTTAGAGTACCATTGTTAAATTTACAACCCGCATTTGTCGCTGCACTTTGGCTTGCTTGGGTATTTGAAGGTAGTTGGATTGCCCGAATTTTATCGTTGATTGTCGGCGGGTTATTATTGATTCTTGCGGTTCAAAAATGGCGAATGCCATTACACTTTGATATCGGCGATAAGACAAAGTATCAAATCTAA
- a CDS encoding TonB-dependent receptor plug domain-containing protein, with the protein METINVSATAESKTLAGKDEVYSKNNVTEYKSKKEIETYHSQSVSDLLSGITGVYSGDARNGGAIDPIIRSSWGQGRIPVLVDDTEQAITIWRGYSGVSNRNYLDPFLVSEVNVEKGPNLDRTLRSGASGTIRMTTLNPDDIIKPGQKWGIELKTETADNSIKARPYEGIPIGQDYRLVAPDGRAELGEWALYFKDDDRISPRKKGRNKPLHDNAVRLALAAKDDGYEVLGAYAYRKKGNYFAGKRGGKKYGEGTTGPLNLDKNSDDPYIPLIARIYKPGEEVPNTSYESRSWLLKGKFHFNKHASLSANFRDTRINYGDIMPSRLGYNYSARNTVTQWPLADVKQKTGNVEFSYNPPDNKWLDLKIGVWAVKNDTATNTSGGSPGDVLFSDYETQSLGNEAYHQLADEIGDKAYDLDQIEDPAERKRAQDRVYEIFHNKVKEYMKNPKFKNIDGIFNTQPAQVQFARDNHMGITFSNVTELSPKLRLSIMTNYRRETLDSTNVYELWDKYQLTAFNQYDTDDKTEGGNLTCVEGDLHGICRVSNSARSGNRKGNRNEFNAGFKFEYSPTDWLLLTAGVKYTHYKSKDRGLQEKIANLKQEEVLTESRIPFIVKKLKQVSPELTQNYLNYERKSKLYTKLYNEFEELYPKPDYDSSEFEQWVNNQSNYIYAHGYTESTEEENEAHAILGQNDAQWDESATQTIYWERDEYGNFSVEHFPLKDGRITKEMLEKKSNTSTNWERRLFI; encoded by the coding sequence TTGGAAACCATTAATGTTAGTGCAACGGCAGAAAGTAAGACATTAGCAGGTAAAGATGAGGTTTATAGTAAAAATAATGTCACTGAATATAAAAGCAAAAAAGAAATTGAAACTTATCATTCTCAATCTGTATCTGATTTATTAAGTGGTATTACAGGCGTCTATAGTGGCGATGCGCGTAATGGAGGTGCGATTGATCCTATTATTCGTAGTTCTTGGGGACAAGGGCGGATTCCTGTATTAGTTGATGATACTGAACAGGCGATTACCATTTGGCGCGGTTATTCCGGTGTAAGTAATCGTAACTATCTTGATCCATTCTTAGTGAGTGAAGTGAATGTGGAAAAAGGCCCTAATTTAGACCGCACTTTACGCTCCGGGGCGTCAGGCACGATTCGTATGACCACTTTAAATCCTGACGATATTATCAAACCGGGCCAAAAATGGGGTATTGAACTTAAAACGGAGACCGCCGACAATTCCATTAAGGCTCGTCCTTATGAAGGTATTCCCATCGGTCAGGATTATCGACTTGTTGCACCAGATGGGCGTGCCGAATTAGGTGAATGGGCGTTGTATTTTAAAGATGATGATCGGATTAGCCCACGAAAAAAAGGCAGAAATAAACCTTTACACGATAATGCTGTACGTTTGGCGTTAGCAGCAAAAGATGATGGTTATGAAGTCTTAGGGGCGTATGCTTATCGTAAAAAAGGGAATTATTTTGCCGGTAAACGGGGAGGGAAAAAATACGGTGAAGGAACAACCGGCCCGCTTAATTTAGATAAAAACTCCGATGACCCTTATATTCCACTCATTGCTCGAATTTATAAACCGGGTGAAGAAGTACCAAATACATCTTATGAAAGCCGATCTTGGTTATTAAAGGGTAAATTCCACTTTAATAAACATGCTTCACTTTCTGCGAACTTCCGAGACACGCGAATAAATTATGGTGACATAATGCCTTCCCGACTTGGCTATAACTATTCTGCACGTAATACCGTCACCCAATGGCCACTAGCAGATGTAAAACAAAAAACAGGTAATGTTGAGTTTTCCTATAACCCGCCGGATAACAAATGGCTTGATTTAAAGATAGGTGTCTGGGCAGTAAAAAATGATACGGCAACTAATACATCGGGCGGCTCACCTGGCGATGTGCTTTTTAGCGATTATGAAACGCAATCACTTGGAAATGAAGCGTACCACCAACTGGCTGATGAGATCGGTGATAAAGCTTATGATTTGGATCAGATAGAAGATCCTGCTGAACGTAAACGCGCACAAGATCGCGTTTATGAAATTTTTCATAATAAAGTAAAAGAATATATGAAAAATCCTAAATTTAAAAATATTGATGGGATTTTTAATACTCAACCCGCTCAAGTGCAATTTGCCCGTGATAATCATATGGGAATAACCTTTAGCAATGTCACGGAACTAAGTCCAAAACTTCGTTTAAGCATTATGACAAATTACCGTCGTGAAACTTTAGACAGTACCAATGTTTATGAGCTTTGGGATAAATATCAACTTACTGCATTTAATCAATACGACACTGATGATAAAACGGAAGGGGGAAATCTTACTTGTGTGGAGGGCGATTTACATGGTATTTGCCGAGTATCAAACTCAGCTCGTTCAGGAAATCGAAAAGGCAACCGAAATGAATTTAATGCAGGCTTCAAATTTGAATATTCACCAACCGATTGGTTATTACTGACTGCTGGGGTGAAATATACCCATTACAAATCTAAAGATCGCGGTTTGCAGGAAAAAATTGCAAACTTAAAACAGGAAGAGGTATTAACCGAATCACGAATTCCATTTATCGTGAAAAAGTTAAAACAAGTTAGTCCTGAACTCACGCAAAACTATTTAAACTATGAAAGAAAGTCTAAATTATATACAAAATTGTATAATGAATTTGAAGAACTTTATCCAAAACCAGACTATGACTCATCCGAATTTGAACAGTGGGTTAATAATCAATCTAACTATATTTATGCACATGGCTATACAGAATCAACAGAAGAAGAAAATGAGGCTCATGCCATACTTGGCCAAAACGATGCACAATGGGATGAATCAGCAACGCAAACTATTTATTGGGAACGGGACGAATACGGTAATTTTTCTGTTGAGCATTTTCCGCTTAAGGATGGACGCATTACAAAAGAAATGTTAGAAAAAAAAAGTAATACATCCACAAACTGGGAAAGAAGATTATTTATATGA
- the metC gene encoding cystathionine beta-lyase: MSEHYTLSTTLVHAGRKKRFTQGAVNPVIQRASSLVFETIADKKHCTKNRYKGELFYGRRGTLTHFALQDLMCEMEGGAGCYLYPCGAAAVTNAILSFVETGDHVLMTGAAYEPTQDFCNVILKKMHIDTTYYDPMIGTDVAKLVQPNTKVLFLESPSSLTMEVPDIPAIVKAVRAVSPEIVIMIDNTWAGGVLFKALEHGIDISIQAGTKYLVGHSDVMIGSAVANARAWDKLREHSYLMGQMVDADSAYTTARGIRTLGVRLKQHHESSLKVAKWLSEQPQVKAVYHPALPSCPGHENFKRDFTGASGLFSFELHKRLNDEEISAFMDNFDLFTMAYSWGGFESLILCNQPEEIAKIRPGIERKLTGSLIRVHIGFEDTDELIADLQAGFDRIK, encoded by the coding sequence ATGTCAGAACATTATACTTTATCAACCACACTGGTTCATGCCGGACGTAAAAAACGTTTTACTCAAGGGGCTGTAAACCCCGTGATTCAGCGTGCATCTTCTTTAGTATTTGAGACTATTGCAGATAAAAAACATTGCACAAAAAATCGTTATAAGGGAGAGCTTTTCTACGGGCGTCGTGGCACGTTAACGCATTTTGCGCTTCAAGATTTAATGTGTGAAATGGAAGGGGGCGCTGGCTGTTATCTTTATCCTTGTGGTGCTGCAGCGGTAACCAATGCCATTTTATCATTTGTAGAAACGGGTGATCACGTTTTAATGACAGGTGCAGCCTATGAGCCGACACAAGATTTTTGCAATGTAATTTTGAAAAAAATGCATATTGATACGACCTATTATGATCCCATGATAGGTACAGATGTTGCCAAACTCGTGCAACCAAATACCAAAGTCTTATTTTTAGAGTCACCAAGTTCTTTAACAATGGAAGTGCCAGATATTCCTGCGATTGTTAAAGCGGTTCGAGCCGTGAGCCCTGAAATCGTCATTATGATCGATAATACATGGGCGGGAGGCGTACTATTCAAAGCGTTAGAACACGGTATTGATATCTCTATTCAAGCAGGAACGAAATATTTAGTGGGGCATTCTGATGTTATGATTGGTAGTGCTGTGGCTAATGCACGGGCTTGGGATAAACTGCGCGAGCATTCCTATTTAATGGGACAAATGGTCGATGCCGATTCCGCTTATACGACGGCTCGTGGTATTCGGACCTTAGGTGTGCGATTAAAACAACATCACGAAAGTAGTTTAAAAGTGGCCAAATGGTTAAGTGAACAACCACAAGTTAAAGCAGTGTATCATCCTGCGTTACCAAGCTGTCCTGGTCATGAAAACTTTAAACGTGATTTTACGGGGGCAAGCGGTTTATTCTCTTTCGAATTACATAAACGTTTAAATGACGAAGAGATTTCTGCCTTTATGGATAACTTTGATCTGTTCACGATGGCTTATTCTTGGGGTGGGTTTGAGTCGCTCATTTTATGCAATCAACCAGAAGAAATTGCGAAAATTCGCCCAGGTATTGAGCGTAAATTAACGGGGTCATTAATTCGAGTACATATTGGATTTGAAGACACTGATGAATTAATTGCCGATCTACAAGCGGGCTTTGACCGAATCAAATAA
- the miaB gene encoding tRNA (N6-isopentenyl adenosine(37)-C2)-methylthiotransferase MiaB — protein sequence MTQKLHIKTWGCQMNEYDSSKMADLLLNTHGLELTDIPEEADVLLLNTCSIREKAQEKVFHQLGRWKELKKQNPNLVIGVGGCVASQEGEHIRHRAPYVDIVFGPQTLHRLPEMINQIRGGKSSVVDVSFPEIEKFDRLPEPRAEGPTAFVSIMEGCNKYCTYCVVPYTRGEEVSRPVDDVLFEIAQLADQGVREINLLGQNVNAYRGPTFDGGICTFAELLRLVASIDGIDRLRFTTSHPIEFTDDIIDVYRDTPELVDFVHLPVQAGSDRILTMMKRGHTALEYKSIIRKLRAVRPNIQISSDFIVGFPGETKEEFEQTMNLIAQVNFDMSFSFIYSARPGTPAADMPDDVSEEEKKQRLYLLQERINQQAAQYSRRMLGTEQRVLVEGPSKKDIMELTGRTENNRIVNFQGSPDMIGKFVDIKITDVYTNSLRGEVVRTEDQMGLRIAQSPQEVMNRTRKEDELGVGRYHG from the coding sequence ATGACGCAAAAATTACATATTAAAACATGGGGCTGTCAGATGAATGAGTATGATTCATCAAAAATGGCCGATCTTCTCTTAAATACACATGGTTTGGAATTAACTGATATTCCAGAAGAAGCAGATGTGTTACTTCTTAACACCTGTTCTATCCGTGAAAAAGCACAAGAAAAAGTGTTCCATCAGTTAGGTCGTTGGAAAGAATTAAAAAAACAAAATCCAAACTTAGTGATTGGTGTGGGCGGTTGTGTGGCTTCACAAGAAGGTGAACATATTCGTCATCGTGCACCTTACGTGGATATCGTATTTGGTCCGCAAACTTTACATCGCTTACCAGAAATGATTAATCAAATTCGTGGCGGTAAAAGTTCGGTGGTGGATGTGAGTTTCCCTGAGATTGAGAAATTTGACCGTTTACCGGAACCTCGTGCAGAAGGCCCAACTGCGTTTGTGTCCATTATGGAAGGCTGTAATAAATATTGTACTTACTGTGTGGTGCCTTATACCCGTGGTGAAGAAGTGAGCCGTCCTGTTGATGATGTATTATTTGAAATTGCGCAGTTGGCTGATCAAGGTGTACGTGAAATTAATTTATTAGGCCAAAACGTAAACGCATATCGTGGCCCGACATTTGATGGTGGTATTTGTACATTTGCGGAATTATTACGTTTAGTGGCATCCATTGATGGTATCGACCGTTTGCGTTTTACCACCAGCCACCCAATCGAATTTACTGATGATATTATTGATGTGTATCGTGATACGCCTGAGTTGGTAGACTTCGTACACTTACCAGTACAAGCTGGTTCAGACCGTATTTTAACGATGATGAAACGGGGTCATACCGCGTTAGAATATAAATCTATCATTCGTAAATTACGTGCGGTGCGTCCAAATATTCAAATCAGCTCAGATTTCATTGTGGGCTTCCCAGGTGAAACCAAGGAAGAGTTTGAACAAACAATGAACCTGATCGCACAAGTGAATTTTGATATGAGCTTTAGCTTTATTTATTCTGCGCGTCCAGGTACACCCGCTGCCGATATGCCAGATGATGTCTCTGAAGAAGAGAAAAAACAACGTCTCTATCTTTTACAAGAGCGTATCAACCAACAAGCTGCACAATATAGTCGCCGTATGCTTGGTACAGAGCAACGTGTATTGGTAGAAGGGCCGTCTAAGAAAGATATTATGGAATTAACAGGACGTACTGAAAACAACCGTATTGTTAATTTCCAAGGCTCACCAGATATGATTGGTAAGTTTGTCGATATCAAGATTACTGATGTTTATACTAACTCTCTACGTGGTGAAGTAGTGCGTACAGAAGATCAAATGGGATTACGTATTGCACAATCACCACAAGAGGTGATGAACCGAACTCGTAAAGAAGATGAATTAGGCGTAGGACGTTATCACGGCTAA
- the pgsA gene encoding CDP-diacylglycerol--glycerol-3-phosphate 3-phosphatidyltransferase, which translates to MKYNIPIFLTILRVILIPFFVLAFYLPIPSAPFITTLIFFIAGVTDWFDGYLARKLKQTTRFGAFLDPVADKVMVITALVLIVEYQHSFWITIPAIIMISREIIISALREWMAELGERNKVAVSWMGKVKTTSQMLALGGLLWRYNVYMETLAIILLYLAAILTVWSMLQYLKAAKGSLLDNIEL; encoded by the coding sequence ATGAAATATAATATTCCTATTTTCCTGACGATTCTCCGAGTGATTTTAATTCCATTCTTCGTCTTGGCGTTTTATTTGCCTATCCCTTCCGCGCCTTTTATTACCACTCTTATTTTCTTTATCGCAGGTGTCACCGACTGGTTTGATGGCTATCTTGCTCGAAAATTAAAACAAACAACTCGCTTCGGTGCTTTCCTTGATCCTGTAGCTGATAAAGTGATGGTTATTACTGCCCTTGTGTTAATCGTGGAATATCAACATTCTTTCTGGATTACTATCCCCGCCATTATTATGATTTCACGTGAAATCATAATCTCCGCTTTACGTGAATGGATGGCTGAATTAGGTGAACGTAATAAAGTGGCCGTTTCATGGATGGGAAAAGTAAAAACCACCTCTCAAATGCTAGCTTTAGGTGGATTACTCTGGCGATATAACGTTTATATGGAAACCTTGGCAATCATACTACTCTACTTGGCAGCGATTTTAACAGTGTGGTCAATGCTCCAATACTTGAAAGCAGCGAAAGGTAGCTTGTTAGATAACATTGAATTATAG
- a CDS encoding TonB-dependent receptor domain-containing protein, which yields MKKAERKDHAWAPSFSATAFLSDNARIYVRYDETKRMPSIFEDTIGYSIDILTPLYKRKPEHSKNIEVGYVHDLRGFFPSLRRADIRLNWYKNTTKNIFDRDINYEMKQFDKRILEGVELSARYDQGRIFGDIGISYNIKNKFCDKSSAIRDVGSTGDIHTFKAYPECVNGGNENGYLKNAILPKYSITSNLGVRFLDERLEVGTRMVYHTNVKETRNKSLRDAGWFANSNNNPRWQPVFLVDAYMNYKVNENLALSLSATNLTDRYYLDPMTRSSMPAPGRTIKFGVTATF from the coding sequence ATGAAAAAGGCAGAGCGTAAAGATCACGCTTGGGCACCTTCCTTTAGTGCTACCGCATTTTTAAGTGATAACGCCAGAATTTATGTGCGCTATGATGAAACCAAACGTATGCCGAGTATTTTTGAAGATACTATTGGCTATTCCATTGATATTCTCACGCCGCTTTATAAACGTAAACCGGAACACAGCAAAAATATTGAAGTGGGCTATGTACATGATTTACGTGGTTTCTTCCCAAGTTTACGCCGTGCGGATATTCGCCTAAATTGGTACAAAAATACCACGAAAAATATTTTTGACCGTGATATTAATTATGAGATGAAGCAGTTTGATAAACGGATTTTAGAAGGCGTAGAATTATCCGCTCGTTATGATCAAGGTCGCATCTTCGGTGATATCGGTATTAGCTACAACATCAAAAATAAATTCTGCGATAAAAGTTCAGCAATTCGAGATGTTGGTAGTACGGGTGATATACACACATTTAAAGCCTATCCCGAATGTGTTAATGGTGGTAATGAAAACGGCTACTTAAAAAATGCCATTTTGCCGAAATACAGCATTACCTCAAATCTTGGTGTACGTTTCTTAGATGAACGATTAGAAGTTGGCACGCGAATGGTGTATCACACCAATGTAAAAGAAACCCGCAATAAATCCTTGCGTGATGCCGGTTGGTTTGCCAATAGCAATAATAACCCACGTTGGCAACCGGTGTTCTTGGTGGATGCGTATATGAATTACAAAGTGAATGAGAATCTTGCGCTGTCATTGTCTGCGACAAACTTAACTGATCGTTATTATCTTGACCCAATGACACGTTCCTCCATGCCTGCACCAGGGAGAACGATTAAATTTGGGGTGACGGCAACATTCTAG
- the mltA gene encoding murein transglycosylase A codes for MKFRQNLAVKILSVMAAISVLASCGSAPSKVSSKNNSSLPRTATGDDPQKFGAKYSGRTYQQAILSPVASVENKGAVVNQGDFLTQLTNVRDYSNSLTNRFAANYGKITNWVLAGANVNELAQYGINPQIMKGFDGYQNVLMTGYYSPVIHARRTAQGQYQHPIYAMPSYKRYSRAEIYNGALAGQGLELAYSDSMMDNFLLGVQGSGYVDYGDGNLNYLAYAGQNGYKYQAVGRLLVEDGEIPKEKMSIQAIREWGKANPSRVRELLERNPSYVFFKNDPTGEVKGSAGVPLVPMAAVASDRNVIPSGTVLLVEVPDIDNNGNWMGTHKLHLMVALDVGGAVNGHHFDLYRGIGDQAGHIAGLSKHYGRVWVLQ; via the coding sequence ATGAAATTTCGTCAAAATCTCGCCGTAAAAATTCTTTCTGTGATGGCGGCTATTTCAGTACTTGCATCATGTGGATCGGCACCAAGTAAAGTTTCTTCAAAAAATAATTCTAGCTTGCCGCGTACTGCGACAGGCGACGATCCACAAAAATTCGGGGCCAAGTATAGTGGACGTACTTATCAACAAGCTATTTTAAGTCCAGTGGCTTCCGTGGAGAACAAAGGGGCGGTCGTTAATCAAGGTGATTTTTTAACGCAGTTGACGAATGTTCGTGATTATTCAAATTCATTAACAAATCGCTTTGCGGCGAATTATGGCAAAATCACTAACTGGGTGCTTGCAGGAGCCAATGTAAATGAATTAGCACAATACGGCATTAATCCTCAGATTATGAAAGGTTTTGATGGTTATCAAAACGTATTGATGACAGGTTATTATTCGCCGGTGATTCATGCACGCCGTACTGCACAAGGTCAATATCAACATCCAATTTATGCGATGCCAAGCTATAAACGTTATAGTCGTGCAGAAATTTATAATGGTGCATTGGCAGGACAAGGCTTAGAGCTCGCTTATAGTGATTCAATGATGGATAACTTCCTATTAGGCGTGCAGGGGAGTGGCTACGTTGATTACGGTGATGGCAATTTAAATTATTTAGCCTATGCGGGACAAAATGGTTATAAATATCAAGCGGTTGGTCGTTTGTTAGTAGAAGATGGTGAAATTCCAAAAGAAAAAATGTCCATTCAAGCGATTCGTGAATGGGGGAAAGCAAACCCATCTCGAGTACGAGAATTGTTAGAACGTAATCCATCTTATGTTTTCTTTAAAAACGATCCAACAGGTGAAGTGAAAGGTTCTGCAGGTGTGCCTTTAGTGCCAATGGCGGCCGTTGCTTCTGATCGCAATGTGATTCCTTCTGGAACCGTATTATTGGTTGAAGTGCCAGATATTGATAATAATGGTAACTGGATGGGCACACACAAATTACACTTAATGGTGGCTCTTGATGTGGGCGGCGCGGTAAATGGTCACCACTTTGACTTATACCGTGGTATTGGCGATCAAGCAGGTCACATCGCTGGTTTATCAAAACACTATGGACGTGTTTGGGTACTACAATAA
- a CDS encoding peroxiredoxin C — MVLVTRQAPDFTSSAVLGNGEIVNNFNFKKHVNGKAAVLFFYPLDFTFVCPSELIAFDHRYEEFKKRGVEVVGVSIDSEFTHNAWRNTPTENGGIGAVKYALAADVKHEIAQAYGIEHPEAGVALRASFLIDKNGVVRHQIVNDLPLGRNIDEMLRMVDALQFHEEHGEVCPAQWEKGKEGMKDSPEGVAKYLKQNADKL, encoded by the coding sequence ATGGTATTAGTAACTCGTCAAGCTCCAGATTTTACTTCTTCTGCAGTTTTAGGCAATGGTGAAATCGTTAACAACTTCAATTTCAAAAAACACGTTAATGGTAAAGCTGCGGTATTATTCTTCTACCCATTAGACTTTACTTTCGTTTGCCCATCTGAATTAATCGCATTCGACCACCGTTATGAAGAATTCAAAAAACGTGGTGTTGAAGTGGTTGGTGTATCTATTGACTCAGAATTCACTCACAACGCATGGCGTAATACCCCAACTGAAAACGGCGGTATCGGTGCAGTTAAATATGCATTAGCAGCTGACGTTAAACACGAAATCGCTCAAGCATACGGTATTGAGCATCCAGAAGCTGGTGTTGCATTACGTGCTTCATTCTTAATTGACAAAAACGGGGTTGTTCGTCACCAAATCGTAAACGACTTACCATTAGGTCGTAACATCGATGAAATGTTACGTATGGTAGATGCGTTACAATTCCACGAAGAACACGGTGAAGTTTGCCCAGCTCAATGGGAAAAAGGCAAAGAAGGTATGAAAGACAGCCCTGAAGGTGTTGCTAAATACTTGAAACAAAACGCTGACAAACTTTAA